One window from the genome of Acidimicrobiales bacterium encodes:
- a CDS encoding class II aldolase/adducin family protein: MVSDRQPLNPFVERSPEEERVHRKQRLAAAFRIFGRLGFNEGVAGHITARDPEQLDHFWVNPFGMSFRHIRVRDLILVNHQGDIVEGNWPLNQAAFAIHSQVHAARPDVVAAAHSHSIYGKAFSSLHRPLRALTQDACIFYEDHGLYDGYGGVADDLEEGKRIAAAVGDTKAAVLANHGLITVGKTVDEALFWFVTMERTCEAELLAMAAGDPVEIDPAVAKDTHRKVGSSIAGWFGAQPLFDWILTEEPDCLDDGS, from the coding sequence ATGGTCAGCGATCGTCAGCCGCTCAACCCGTTCGTCGAACGGTCACCCGAAGAGGAGCGAGTCCACCGCAAGCAGCGCCTCGCGGCCGCGTTCCGCATCTTCGGCCGGCTCGGTTTCAACGAAGGGGTGGCCGGCCACATCACCGCGCGTGATCCCGAGCAGCTCGACCACTTCTGGGTGAACCCGTTCGGGATGAGCTTTCGCCACATCCGGGTCCGCGACCTGATCCTCGTCAACCACCAAGGCGACATCGTCGAGGGCAACTGGCCGCTCAACCAAGCGGCCTTCGCCATCCACTCCCAGGTCCACGCCGCACGGCCGGACGTCGTGGCAGCGGCCCACTCGCACTCGATCTACGGCAAGGCCTTCTCGTCGCTGCACCGGCCGCTGCGCGCCCTCACGCAGGACGCGTGCATCTTCTACGAGGACCACGGCCTGTACGACGGGTACGGCGGGGTGGCCGACGACCTCGAGGAAGGCAAGCGGATCGCCGCCGCGGTCGGCGACACCAAAGCGGCCGTGCTGGCAAACCACGGCCTGATCACGGTCGGCAAGACCGTCGACGAAGCCTTGTTCTGGTTCGTCACCATGGAGCGCACCTGCGAGGCCGAGCTCCTCGCGATGGCCGCCGGCGACCCCGTCGAGATCGACCCGGCTGTTGCCAAGGACACGCACCGCAAGGTCGGATCGTCGATCGCCGGCTGGTTCGGCGCGCAGCCGTTGTTCGACTGGATCCTCACCGAAGAACCCGACTGCCTCGACGACGGCTCCTGA
- a CDS encoding ester cyclase yields MAVVAIDEHLRRRREAALQAHLDAEATGDTSRILATFAHPRYELIGGTGRAFEGVEQVRGYLTRRHQAFPDLHTEVIALHHAIDSIAAELWLIGTYTGTVDEVPDGAKPFRCRVASFFEFREADLVGIRTYFDMATIARQLA; encoded by the coding sequence GTGGCTGTCGTCGCCATCGACGAGCACTTGCGCCGCCGGCGCGAAGCGGCGCTTCAAGCGCACCTCGACGCCGAGGCCACCGGGGACACCAGCCGCATCCTCGCCACGTTCGCCCACCCGCGCTACGAGCTGATCGGAGGCACCGGGCGGGCCTTCGAGGGCGTCGAGCAGGTGCGGGGGTACCTCACCCGGCGTCATCAGGCCTTCCCCGATCTCCACACGGAAGTCATCGCCCTGCACCACGCCATCGACTCCATCGCCGCGGAGCTGTGGCTGATCGGCACGTACACCGGCACCGTTGACGAGGTGCCCGACGGCGCCAAGCCGTTCCGTTGCCGGGTCGCGTCGTTCTTCGAGTTCCGCGAGGCCGATCTGGTGGGGATCCGGACCTACTTCGACATGGCGACGATCGCCCGTCAACTCGCCTGA
- a CDS encoding LLM class flavin-dependent oxidoreductase: MPDLGWPLKFGVFLAPFHPPGPNPTLFLERDLDLVAHLDKVGYDEAWIGEHHSAGHEIIASPEVFIAVAAERTRHIRLGTGVNSLPYHHPLMLADRMVLLDHLTRGRVMLGCGPGSLPSDAYMMGIEVARQRDRMEEGLEAITRLLAGETVTMETDWFTLRDARLQLRPYSQPCFEVAVAAMVSPSGPRAAGRFGHSLLSIGATQTQGFDLLGMSWGVMEERAAEFGTSVRRQDWRLVGPIHCAPTKADAYRDVEFGLAGWVDYFKNVAALPLAPDSDDTKVLADAMNEAGFAVIGTPDDVAAQIQRLIDQSGGFGTMLFMVHDWADVEATKRSFELVAREVFPRFQGSAGSLRDSRDWAAANRPTFIGQTTDAIMAAYAKHQAEHDDASAGSGEATDAG; encoded by the coding sequence ATGCCTGATCTCGGTTGGCCGCTCAAGTTCGGTGTCTTCCTCGCCCCGTTCCACCCGCCCGGCCCGAACCCCACCTTGTTCCTCGAGCGCGACCTCGACCTCGTCGCGCACCTCGACAAGGTCGGCTACGACGAAGCTTGGATCGGCGAGCACCACTCGGCGGGCCACGAGATCATCGCCTCCCCCGAGGTGTTCATCGCCGTGGCCGCCGAGCGCACCCGCCACATCCGTCTCGGTACAGGGGTGAACTCGCTCCCCTACCACCACCCGCTGATGCTGGCCGATCGCATGGTGCTGCTCGACCACCTCACCCGCGGCCGGGTGATGCTCGGTTGCGGGCCGGGCTCACTGCCGAGCGACGCCTACATGATGGGCATCGAGGTCGCTCGCCAGCGCGACCGCATGGAGGAAGGGCTCGAGGCCATCACCCGGCTCCTCGCGGGGGAAACGGTCACGATGGAGACCGACTGGTTCACGCTGCGCGACGCCCGCCTCCAGCTCCGGCCGTACAGCCAGCCCTGCTTCGAGGTCGCCGTGGCCGCGATGGTGTCGCCGTCGGGCCCCCGCGCGGCAGGCCGCTTCGGGCACTCGCTGCTGTCGATCGGCGCCACCCAGACGCAAGGGTTCGACTTGCTCGGCATGTCATGGGGCGTCATGGAGGAGCGTGCCGCGGAGTTCGGCACTTCCGTCCGCCGGCAGGACTGGCGGCTGGTGGGTCCGATCCACTGCGCGCCGACCAAGGCCGACGCGTACCGCGATGTCGAGTTCGGGCTGGCCGGCTGGGTCGACTACTTCAAGAACGTCGCGGCACTGCCGCTGGCCCCCGACAGCGACGACACGAAGGTGCTCGCCGACGCGATGAACGAGGCCGGATTCGCGGTGATCGGCACGCCCGACGACGTCGCCGCGCAGATCCAGCGGCTGATCGACCAGTCGGGCGGCTTCGGCACGATGCTGTTCATGGTCCACGACTGGGCCGACGTCGAGGCCACCAAGCGCTCCTTCGAGTTGGTGGCCCGCGAGGTGTTCCCCCGCTTCCAGGGCTCGGCCGGGTCGCTGCGCGACTCGCGCGACTGGGCGGCTGCCAACCGCCCCACCTTCATCGGTCAGACCACCGACGCCATCATGGCCGCCTACGCCAAGCACCAGGCCGAGCACGACGACGCGTCAGCCGGGAGCGGCGAAGCGACCGACGCCGGCTGA
- the gcvP gene encoding aminomethyl-transferring glycine dehydrogenase: protein MADHRRPLADLEQASPFAERHIGPRPEDEAKMLAALGYATLDDLLADAVPGDIRSAGPLALPAGRTEAEVLDELRALAAQNRPMVQMIGLGWSNTITPPVILRNVMESPAWYTAYTPYQPEISQGRLEALLNFQTMIGDLTGLPVANASMLDEATAAAEALTLTRRASKAPDDAVFVLDADCHPQTKAVVETRATPLGLELVEIDLDAHSPDELAALVGRPAFGALFALPGSSGAVRDLRPWIAAVKDGGGLAVVTADLLALTLLTPPGELGADVAVGSAQRFGVPLGFGGPHAGFMAVRDDLKRSLPGRLVGVSVDAEGAPATRLALQTREQHIRREKATSNICTAQVLLAVMASMYAVYHGPEGLTAIAERVHRLATVCAAGVEAGGFEVRHTRFFDTVCVAAPGRAAALVQAAAEAGINVRLVDGDTVGIAVDEVTTRAHLEALWEAFGVLEAVETGGGVDALDTTTADALDGADRRTSPFLTHPVFHQHRSETAMLRYLRRLADEDIALDRSMIPLGSCTMKLNATAEMEAVTWPEFAAIHPFAPLDQAAGYRTLIGELTDALVAVTGYDAVSLQPNAGSQGELAGLLAITGWHQANGDLERRVCLIPSSAHGTNAASAVMAGMRVVVVACDDDGNVDLDDLRAKLDEHRADVAALMVTYPSTHGVFEEAIVEICALVHDAGGQVYLDGANLNAMVGLAQPGKFGADVSHLNLHKTFCIPHGGGGPGVGPVAVRAHLAPYLPNHPLVAEAGPATGPGPVSAAPWGSAGILPISWAYIRLMGAEGLTRASGLAVLNANYVARRLQDHFPVLYQGGHGLVAHECILDLRGLTKDTGVTAEDVAKRLIDYGFHAPTLSFPVAGTLMVEPTESEDLGELDRFCDAMIAIRREIDRVGAGDWPADDNPLVQAPHTAACLAGDWTHPYTREEAAYPLPGMRRHKYWPPVRRIDGGYGDRNLVCACPPLDAYAD from the coding sequence ATGGCCGACCATCGCCGACCTCTCGCCGACCTCGAGCAGGCGAGCCCGTTCGCCGAGCGCCACATCGGGCCGCGGCCCGAGGACGAAGCGAAGATGCTCGCCGCGCTCGGCTACGCCACCCTCGACGACCTCTTGGCCGACGCGGTTCCGGGCGACATCCGCTCCGCGGGCCCGCTCGCCTTGCCGGCCGGGCGCACCGAGGCAGAGGTGCTCGACGAACTCCGGGCTCTGGCGGCGCAGAACCGGCCCATGGTGCAGATGATCGGCCTCGGCTGGAGCAACACGATCACCCCGCCGGTCATCTTGCGCAACGTGATGGAGAGCCCGGCTTGGTACACGGCCTACACGCCGTACCAGCCCGAGATCTCCCAAGGTCGCCTCGAAGCGCTCCTCAACTTCCAGACCATGATCGGCGACCTCACCGGCCTGCCCGTCGCCAACGCGTCGATGCTCGACGAGGCGACCGCCGCGGCCGAGGCCCTCACCCTCACGCGCCGGGCATCCAAGGCGCCCGACGATGCCGTTTTCGTGCTCGACGCCGACTGTCACCCCCAGACGAAGGCCGTGGTCGAGACGCGGGCCACCCCGCTCGGGCTGGAGCTGGTGGAGATCGACCTCGACGCCCACTCCCCCGACGAGTTGGCAGCCCTGGTGGGCCGGCCGGCGTTCGGCGCGCTGTTCGCACTGCCCGGCAGCTCCGGAGCGGTGCGCGACCTGCGGCCGTGGATCGCTGCCGTGAAAGACGGCGGCGGCTTGGCGGTGGTGACGGCCGACCTGCTGGCGCTGACGCTGCTGACGCCCCCCGGTGAGCTCGGCGCCGACGTCGCGGTGGGGTCCGCGCAGCGCTTCGGGGTGCCGCTCGGCTTCGGCGGGCCGCACGCGGGCTTCATGGCCGTCCGCGACGACTTGAAGCGGTCGCTGCCGGGCCGCCTGGTGGGCGTGTCCGTCGATGCCGAAGGAGCGCCCGCCACCCGGTTGGCCCTGCAGACGCGCGAGCAGCACATCCGCCGCGAGAAGGCCACCTCCAACATCTGCACCGCGCAGGTCCTGCTGGCCGTCATGGCGTCGATGTACGCCGTGTACCACGGGCCCGAGGGCCTCACCGCCATCGCCGAGCGGGTGCACCGCCTCGCCACGGTCTGCGCCGCCGGTGTGGAAGCGGGCGGCTTCGAGGTGCGGCACACCAGGTTCTTCGACACGGTCTGCGTGGCGGCGCCAGGGCGAGCTGCCGCGCTCGTGCAGGCCGCCGCGGAGGCCGGCATCAACGTGCGGCTGGTCGACGGGGACACCGTCGGCATCGCCGTGGACGAAGTCACGACCCGCGCCCACCTGGAGGCGCTGTGGGAAGCCTTCGGTGTCCTCGAAGCGGTGGAGACCGGTGGCGGTGTCGACGCGCTCGACACCACGACGGCCGACGCGCTCGACGGAGCCGACCGGCGCACCAGCCCCTTCCTCACGCACCCGGTGTTCCACCAGCACCGCTCGGAGACGGCGATGTTGCGCTACCTGCGCCGCTTGGCCGACGAGGACATCGCCCTCGACCGGTCGATGATCCCCCTCGGGTCGTGCACCATGAAGCTGAACGCCACCGCGGAGATGGAAGCCGTGACGTGGCCCGAGTTCGCCGCCATCCACCCGTTCGCCCCGCTCGACCAAGCGGCGGGGTACCGCACGCTGATCGGCGAGCTCACCGACGCGCTGGTCGCGGTCACCGGCTACGACGCCGTGTCGCTTCAGCCCAACGCCGGGTCCCAAGGTGAGCTGGCAGGCCTGCTCGCCATCACGGGCTGGCACCAGGCCAACGGCGACCTCGAGCGAAGGGTCTGCCTGATCCCGTCGTCTGCGCATGGCACCAACGCCGCCTCCGCCGTCATGGCCGGCATGCGCGTGGTCGTGGTGGCGTGCGACGACGACGGCAACGTCGATCTCGACGACCTGCGCGCCAAGCTCGACGAGCACCGCGCCGACGTGGCCGCGCTGATGGTCACGTACCCCTCGACGCACGGCGTGTTCGAGGAGGCCATCGTCGAGATCTGCGCGCTGGTGCACGACGCCGGCGGGCAGGTCTACCTCGACGGCGCCAACCTCAACGCCATGGTCGGGCTCGCGCAGCCCGGCAAGTTCGGCGCCGACGTGTCGCACCTGAACTTGCACAAGACCTTCTGCATCCCCCACGGGGGCGGCGGGCCCGGCGTGGGACCCGTCGCGGTGCGCGCCCACCTCGCGCCGTACCTGCCGAACCACCCGCTCGTGGCCGAAGCGGGCCCTGCCACCGGGCCAGGACCGGTCTCGGCCGCGCCTTGGGGCTCCGCCGGCATCTTGCCGATCTCGTGGGCGTACATCCGGTTGATGGGCGCGGAAGGTCTCACCCGGGCCAGCGGGCTGGCCGTTCTGAACGCCAACTACGTCGCCCGCCGCCTGCAGGACCACTTCCCGGTCCTGTACCAGGGCGGCCACGGCCTGGTCGCCCACGAGTGCATCCTCGACCTCCGCGGCCTCACCAAGGACACCGGTGTGACCGCCGAAGACGTCGCCAAGCGGCTCATCGACTACGGCTTCCACGCCCCCACCCTCAGCTTCCCGGTGGCCGGCACGCTCATGGTGGAACCCACCGAGTCCGAAGATCTCGGCGAGCTCGACCGCTTCTGCGACGCGATGATCGCCATCCGCCGCGAGATCGATCGGGTGGGCGCCGGCGACTGGCCTGCCGACGACAACCCGCTGGTGCAGGCGCCGCACACCGCCGCGTGCCTCGCGGGCGACTGGACGCACCCGTACA